The Enterobacter kobei genome has a segment encoding these proteins:
- the mioC gene encoding FMN-binding protein MioC, translating into MADITLISGSTLGGAEYVAEHLAEKLEDAGFSTQTLHGPLLEDLPTDGVWLLITSTHGAGDLPDNLQPLYDELQEQQPDLSKVRFGAVGIGSREYDTFCGAIEKVEAVITSCGAKQLGETLKINILDHDIPEDPAEIWLGEWKNSLKND; encoded by the coding sequence ATGGCGGACATTACCCTTATCAGCGGCAGCACCCTCGGTGGTGCGGAATATGTAGCGGAACATTTGGCTGAGAAGCTGGAAGATGCGGGCTTTTCAACACAAACCCTGCACGGACCGCTGCTTGAAGATCTCCCGACTGACGGGGTCTGGCTGCTGATCACCTCCACGCATGGCGCGGGCGATCTGCCGGATAACCTGCAACCTTTATATGACGAACTGCAGGAACAGCAGCCTGACCTCTCAAAGGTCCGTTTTGGCGCTGTGGGGATCGGCAGTCGTGAATATGACACCTTTTGCGGGGCAATAGAGAAAGTCGAAGCTGTTATCACCTCTTGCGGAGCAAAACAGCTGGGTGAAACACTCAAGATCAACATCCTCGATCATGATATTCCGGAGGATCCGGCCGAGATCTGGTTGGGTGAATGGAAAAATTCACTCAAAAACGATTAA
- the asnC gene encoding transcriptional regulator AsnC — protein MENYQIDNLDRGILEALMANARTAYAELAKQFGVSPGTIHVRVEKMKQAGIITGARIDVSPKQLGYDVCCFIGIILKSAKDYPSALARLNALDEVTEAYYTTGHYSIFIKVMCRSIDALQQVLINKIQTIDEIQSTETLISLQNPIMRTIRP, from the coding sequence ATGGAAAATTATCAGATCGACAATCTCGACCGCGGCATCCTCGAGGCGTTAATGGCCAATGCCCGTACCGCCTACGCCGAACTGGCGAAACAGTTTGGTGTCAGCCCGGGAACCATTCACGTTCGCGTAGAGAAAATGAAGCAGGCGGGGATCATTACCGGCGCGCGCATTGACGTCAGCCCGAAGCAGCTGGGTTACGACGTCTGCTGCTTTATCGGCATCATTCTTAAAAGCGCAAAAGACTATCCTTCCGCCCTGGCCAGGCTCAATGCGCTGGATGAGGTCACCGAGGCGTACTACACCACGGGGCACTACAGCATCTTTATAAAAGTGATGTGCCGATCCATCGATGCCCTCCAGCAGGTACTTATCAACAAGATCCAAACAATTGATGAAATTCAGTCCACCGAGACACTGATCTCCCTGCAAAACCCGATCATGCGTACCATCCGCCCATGA
- the mnmG gene encoding tRNA uridine-5-carboxymethylaminomethyl(34) synthesis enzyme MnmG, producing MFYQDPFDVIIIGGGHAGTEAAMAAARMGQQTLLLTHNIDTLGQMSCNPAIGGIGKGHLVKEVDALGGLMAKAIDHAGIQFRILNASKGPAVRATRAQADRVLYRQAVRTALENQPNLMIFQQAVEDLIVENDRVVGAVTQMGLKFRAKAVVLTVGTFLDGKIHIGLDNYSGGRAGDPPSIPLSRRLRELPLRVSRLKTGTPPRIDARTIDFSVLAQQHGDNPMPVFSFMGNAAQHPQQVPCYITHTNEKTHDVIRNNLDRSPMYAGVIEGIGPRYCPSIEDKVMRFADRNQHQIFLEPEGLTSNEIYPNGISTSLPFDVQMQIVRSMQGMENAKIVRPGYAIEYDFFDPRDLKPTLESKFIHGLFFAGQINGTTGYEEAAAQGLLAGLNAARFSAEKEGWAPARSQAYLGVLVDDLCTLGTKEPYRMFTSRAEYRLMLREDNADLRLTEMGRELGLVDDERWARFNEKLERIEQERQRLKTTWVNPQAETAAEVNAHLTAPLSREASGEDLLRRPEVTYENLVKLTAFAPGLEDAEAAEQVEIQVKYEGYIARQQDEIEKQQRNENTLLPEMLDYRQVTGLSNEVIAKLNDHKPVSIGQASRISGVTPAAISILLVWLKKQGMLRRSA from the coding sequence ATGTTTTATCAGGATCCTTTTGACGTCATCATCATTGGCGGGGGTCACGCAGGCACTGAGGCCGCAATGGCCGCAGCGCGTATGGGTCAACAGACCCTGCTTTTGACACACAATATCGACACGCTGGGACAAATGTCCTGTAATCCGGCGATTGGCGGCATTGGGAAAGGACACCTGGTAAAAGAAGTGGATGCGCTTGGCGGCCTGATGGCGAAAGCGATCGATCATGCAGGCATCCAGTTTAGGATACTAAACGCGAGTAAAGGGCCGGCAGTGCGTGCCACTCGTGCACAGGCAGACCGCGTGCTTTATCGTCAGGCCGTACGTACCGCGCTGGAGAATCAGCCAAACCTGATGATCTTCCAGCAGGCGGTAGAAGATCTTATCGTTGAGAACGATCGCGTCGTGGGTGCTGTGACCCAGATGGGCCTTAAATTCCGCGCCAAAGCGGTGGTACTGACCGTCGGCACCTTCCTGGACGGGAAAATTCATATTGGTCTGGATAACTACAGCGGTGGCCGTGCAGGCGATCCGCCATCCATTCCGCTCTCTCGTCGTCTGCGTGAACTGCCACTGCGCGTAAGCCGCCTGAAGACTGGCACACCGCCGCGTATTGACGCGCGCACCATTGATTTCAGCGTGCTTGCGCAACAGCACGGTGATAACCCGATGCCGGTCTTCTCGTTCATGGGCAATGCGGCGCAACATCCGCAGCAGGTACCGTGCTACATCACGCATACCAACGAAAAAACCCATGACGTGATCCGCAATAACCTCGATCGCAGCCCAATGTACGCCGGTGTGATCGAAGGGATCGGTCCGCGTTACTGCCCGTCGATCGAAGACAAAGTGATGCGCTTTGCCGATCGTAACCAGCACCAGATCTTCCTGGAGCCGGAAGGGCTAACCTCAAACGAAATTTATCCGAACGGTATCTCCACCAGCCTGCCGTTCGATGTGCAGATGCAGATTGTTCGCTCAATGCAGGGCATGGAGAATGCGAAAATCGTTCGCCCTGGCTACGCTATTGAGTACGATTTCTTCGACCCGCGTGACCTGAAGCCAACCCTGGAGAGCAAATTCATCCACGGTCTGTTCTTCGCGGGCCAGATTAACGGCACCACCGGTTACGAAGAAGCGGCTGCACAGGGTCTGCTGGCCGGTCTGAACGCTGCCCGTTTCTCTGCCGAAAAAGAGGGCTGGGCCCCGGCGCGTTCTCAGGCCTATCTGGGCGTACTGGTTGACGATCTCTGCACCCTGGGCACTAAAGAACCGTACCGTATGTTTACCTCTCGTGCGGAATATCGCCTGATGCTGCGCGAAGATAACGCCGACCTGCGTCTGACTGAAATGGGCCGCGAGCTGGGTCTGGTCGATGACGAACGCTGGGCACGCTTTAACGAGAAGCTGGAGCGCATTGAACAGGAACGTCAGCGTCTGAAAACCACGTGGGTTAATCCACAGGCGGAAACCGCTGCCGAAGTGAACGCTCACTTAACTGCGCCGCTCTCACGTGAAGCCAGCGGTGAAGATCTGCTGCGTCGTCCGGAAGTGACCTATGAGAATCTGGTGAAACTCACCGCGTTCGCCCCGGGTCTTGAAGATGCCGAAGCCGCTGAACAGGTCGAAATTCAGGTGAAGTACGAAGGCTATATCGCGCGCCAACAGGATGAGATTGAAAAACAGCAGCGTAACGAAAACACGTTGCTGCCGGAAATGCTGGACTACCGTCAGGTGACGGGGCTTTCCAACGAAGTGATCGCTAAGCTGAACGATCATAAACCGGTATCCATCGGCCAGGCATCACGTATCTCTGGCGTTACGCCCGCCGCGATTTCGATTCTGCTGGTGTGGTTGAAGAAACAGGGTATGCTGCGCCGCAGCGCGTAA
- the rsmG gene encoding 16S rRNA (guanine(527)-N(7))-methyltransferase RsmG — protein sequence MLNKLSRLLDQAGISLTDHQKNQLVAYVDMLNKWNKAYNLTSVRDPNEMLVRHILDSIVVAPYLKGERFIDVGTGPGLPGVPLSIVRPESHFTLLDSLGKRVRFLRQVQHELKLENITPVQSRVEAFPAEPPFDGVISRAFASLNDMVSWCKHLPAEEKGRFYALKGQLPGDEIEQLPDGFAVESIEKLNISQLDGERHLVIIKPNNF from the coding sequence GTGCTCAACAAACTCTCTCGTCTGCTGGATCAGGCAGGTATTTCGCTCACCGATCACCAGAAAAACCAGCTGGTGGCCTATGTCGATATGCTGAACAAATGGAACAAAGCGTACAACCTGACGTCGGTACGCGACCCCAACGAGATGCTGGTACGCCATATTCTCGATAGCATCGTTGTTGCACCGTATCTGAAGGGTGAGCGTTTTATCGACGTTGGCACGGGGCCCGGTCTGCCAGGGGTTCCGCTGTCGATTGTCCGGCCGGAAAGTCATTTCACGCTGCTGGACAGCCTCGGTAAGCGCGTGCGCTTTTTACGACAGGTTCAGCATGAGCTGAAGCTTGAGAACATCACGCCCGTTCAAAGCAGGGTAGAGGCGTTTCCGGCAGAACCGCCGTTTGACGGTGTTATCAGCCGCGCCTTTGCTTCACTCAATGACATGGTGAGCTGGTGTAAACATTTGCCCGCAGAAGAGAAAGGGCGTTTCTATGCGCTGAAAGGGCAACTGCCGGGTGATGAAATTGAACAGCTTCCGGACGGTTTTGCCGTTGAATCCATCGAGAAATTAAACATTTCTCAGCTCGACGGTGAACGTCATCTGGTGATAATTAAGCCAAACAATTTTTAA
- the viaA gene encoding ATPase RavA stimulator ViaA has product MLTLDTLNVMLAVSEEGLIEEVVITLLASPQLAAFFEKFPKLKKAMTDDLPRWRDNLRQRFKETEVPPELTEEVAAYQQCQRLSTTQFIVQLPQTLAVLDNVHSPFASQARALVTDNATFTPALHTLFLQRWRLSLVVQATTLNQQLLDEEREQLLSEVQERMTLSGQLEQVLVENENAAGRLWDMSAGQLKRGDYQLIVKYGDFLAQQPELMKLAEQLGRSREAKSVPKKDAPMETFRTLVREPATVPEQVDGLQQSDDILRLLPTELSTLGMTELEYEFYRRLVEKQLLTYRLHGEAWREKLSQRPVVHQDFDEQPRGPFIVCVDTSGSMGGFNEQCAKAFCLALMRVALADRRRCFIMLFSSEVVGYELTNQQGIEQAIRFLSQRFRGGTDLASCFRSIVERMQGGDWYDADAVVISDFIAQRLPDDVVNKVKELQRVHQHRFHAVAMSAHGKPGIMRIFDHIWRFDTGLRSRLLRRWQR; this is encoded by the coding sequence ATGCTAACGCTGGACACGCTCAACGTGATGCTGGCGGTCAGCGAGGAAGGGTTGATCGAGGAGGTGGTGATTACCCTTCTGGCGTCGCCACAGCTGGCGGCGTTTTTTGAAAAATTCCCGAAGCTCAAAAAGGCGATGACCGACGATCTTCCGCGCTGGCGAGATAATCTGCGACAGCGATTCAAAGAGACTGAAGTTCCGCCGGAACTGACGGAGGAAGTCGCGGCCTATCAACAGTGTCAACGGCTCTCCACGACGCAGTTTATCGTCCAGCTCCCACAAACCCTGGCAGTACTCGATAACGTCCACTCTCCGTTTGCCAGCCAGGCCCGGGCGCTGGTCACGGATAACGCCACCTTTACCCCCGCACTGCATACTCTCTTTTTACAACGCTGGCGCCTCAGTCTGGTGGTTCAGGCCACAACGTTAAACCAGCAGTTGCTGGATGAAGAACGTGAACAGCTGCTCAGTGAAGTTCAGGAACGCATGACCTTAAGCGGTCAGCTTGAGCAGGTGCTGGTGGAAAATGAAAACGCCGCAGGACGTCTCTGGGACATGAGTGCCGGTCAGCTCAAACGCGGAGATTACCAGTTGATCGTCAAATACGGCGATTTTCTGGCGCAGCAGCCGGAATTGATGAAGCTTGCTGAACAGCTGGGGCGCTCAAGGGAGGCAAAATCAGTTCCAAAGAAGGATGCCCCGATGGAAACCTTCCGCACCCTGGTGCGTGAACCGGCAACCGTGCCAGAACAGGTCGACGGGCTCCAGCAGAGCGATGACATTCTGCGCCTGCTGCCCACCGAACTGAGCACGCTGGGAATGACCGAGCTGGAGTATGAGTTCTACCGTCGGCTGGTGGAAAAACAGCTTCTTACCTACCGGCTGCACGGCGAAGCGTGGCGCGAGAAACTTAGCCAGCGTCCGGTCGTCCATCAGGATTTTGATGAACAGCCGCGCGGGCCGTTTATTGTTTGTGTGGATACGTCCGGTTCGATGGGCGGATTTAACGAACAGTGTGCAAAAGCGTTTTGCCTGGCACTGATGCGCGTGGCGCTCGCCGACCGCCGTCGCTGCTTCATCATGCTCTTCTCCAGCGAAGTCGTGGGTTATGAGCTGACGAACCAGCAGGGAATAGAGCAGGCAATCCGTTTTTTAAGCCAGCGTTTTCGCGGGGGCACTGACCTGGCCAGCTGCTTTCGCAGCATCGTTGAGCGGATGCAGGGGGGTGACTGGTACGACGCCGATGCGGTCGTCATTTCCGATTTTATCGCCCAGCGACTGCCGGATGATGTGGTTAATAAAGTGAAGGAGTTACAGCGGGTACATCAGCACCGTTTTCACGCCGTCGCGATGTCCGCTCATGGAAAACCCGGCATCATGCGCATCTTCGATCATATCTGGCGCTTTGATACCGGGTTGCGTAGCCGTCTGCTCAGACGCTGGCAGCGTTAA
- the asnA gene encoding aspartate--ammonia ligase: MKTAYIAKQRQISFVKSHFSRQLEEKLGLIEVQAPILSRVGDGTQDNLSGCEKAVQVKVKTLPDAQFEVVHSLAKWKRQTLGQHDFSAGEGLYTHMKALRPDEDRLSPIHSVYVDQWDWERVMGDGERHLGTLKSTVEAIYAGIKATEAAVSKEFGLAPFLPDTIHFVHSQALLSRFPDLDAKGRERAIAKELGAVFLIGIGGKLSDGKRHDVRAPDYDDWSTAGEHDYAGLNGDILVWNPVLEDAFELSSMGIRVDADALKRQLAVTGDEDRLKLEWHQALLRGEMPQTIGGGIGQSRLTMLLLQLPHIGQVQCGVWPQQVRDSVGSLL; the protein is encoded by the coding sequence ATGAAAACCGCTTACATCGCAAAACAACGCCAGATCAGTTTCGTTAAATCCCATTTTTCCCGCCAGCTGGAAGAGAAGCTTGGGCTGATTGAGGTTCAGGCACCAATTCTGAGCCGGGTGGGCGACGGGACGCAGGATAACTTGTCTGGATGCGAAAAAGCGGTACAGGTGAAAGTGAAAACACTGCCAGATGCCCAGTTCGAAGTGGTTCATTCCCTGGCGAAGTGGAAGCGTCAAACCCTGGGACAACACGACTTCAGCGCGGGCGAAGGGCTTTACACGCACATGAAAGCCCTTCGCCCCGATGAAGACCGCCTCTCACCTATTCACTCTGTTTACGTTGACCAGTGGGACTGGGAGCGCGTGATGGGTGATGGCGAGCGTCACCTCGGCACGCTGAAATCCACCGTTGAGGCGATCTACGCCGGGATCAAAGCGACTGAAGCGGCCGTGAGCAAAGAGTTTGGTCTGGCACCGTTCCTGCCAGACACGATCCACTTTGTTCATAGCCAGGCACTGTTGAGCCGTTTCCCGGATCTTGATGCCAAAGGCCGTGAACGTGCGATCGCGAAAGAGTTGGGTGCAGTATTCCTGATCGGCATTGGCGGCAAACTCTCTGATGGCAAACGCCACGACGTCCGTGCGCCGGATTATGATGACTGGAGCACCGCGGGCGAGCACGACTATGCCGGGCTGAACGGCGATATCCTGGTCTGGAACCCGGTACTGGAAGATGCATTTGAGCTCTCCTCTATGGGGATCCGCGTGGATGCCGACGCGCTGAAACGCCAGCTGGCGGTGACCGGTGACGAAGATCGTCTCAAATTAGAGTGGCACCAGGCGTTGCTGCGCGGCGAAATGCCGCAGACCATCGGGGGAGGGATCGGCCAGTCCCGTCTGACCATGCTGCTGCTGCAACTGCCGCATATTGGTCAGGTACAGTGTGGCGTCTGGCCGCAGCAGGTGCGTGACAGCGTGGGATCTCTTCTTTAA